Proteins encoded by one window of Winogradskyella sp. PG-2:
- a CDS encoding glycosyltransferase family 9 protein — protein sequence MGDVSMSVPILRALTEQHSELKITVLTREFFKPFFQDLNNVDVYSADLKGKHKGVFGLYKLSKELKALEFDAVADLHNVLRSKILKLFFTRKKVVQLDKGRTEKRALTSGKIFQQLRTTHQRYADVFETLGFSVDLSKPKFPKPAQLSESLKSFFINKDLKAIGIAPFAAHKSKMYPLDKIEMVIKQLSKDYNVILFGGGPEEVDILNQFEASYNNVSSIAGKLTLGDELDLISNLNLMLAMDSGNAHLAAMLGKKVVTIWGVTHPFAGFAPYNQPHNFALLADREKFPQIPTSIYGNKYPEGYENAAGSISAEEVIDEVKGVISM from the coding sequence ATGGGAGACGTGTCAATGTCGGTTCCTATTCTGAGAGCTTTGACTGAACAGCACTCAGAATTAAAAATAACAGTACTTACGAGGGAATTTTTCAAGCCCTTTTTTCAAGATTTAAATAACGTTGATGTTTATTCTGCAGATCTAAAAGGAAAACACAAAGGTGTTTTTGGTTTGTATAAATTATCTAAAGAATTAAAGGCATTAGAATTTGATGCTGTTGCAGATTTACACAATGTCCTTAGAAGTAAAATTTTAAAACTCTTTTTCACAAGAAAAAAAGTAGTACAACTTGATAAAGGTAGAACCGAAAAGAGAGCCTTAACATCTGGGAAGATTTTTCAACAACTAAGAACCACACACCAACGCTACGCTGATGTTTTTGAAACATTGGGTTTTTCTGTTGATTTATCTAAGCCAAAATTTCCAAAACCAGCTCAATTATCGGAATCACTAAAATCTTTCTTTATAAATAAAGATTTAAAAGCTATAGGTATAGCCCCCTTTGCGGCGCATAAAAGTAAGATGTATCCTTTAGATAAAATAGAAATGGTAATTAAACAACTTTCTAAGGATTACAATGTGATTTTATTTGGAGGAGGACCAGAGGAGGTTGATATTTTAAATCAGTTTGAAGCAAGCTATAATAATGTTTCTTCAATAGCAGGGAAACTTACTTTAGGTGATGAGCTTGACTTAATATCTAATTTAAATTTAATGTTAGCTATGGATTCTGGCAATGCGCATTTGGCAGCAATGCTTGGTAAAAAAGTAGTTACAATTTGGGGAGTTACACATCCTTTTGCTGGATTCGCCCCTTATAATCAACCACACAATTTTGCACTTTTAGCTGATAGAGAAAAGTTTCCACAAATACCAACCTCTATCTATGGAAATAAATATCCTGAGGGTTATGAAAATGCAGCAGGTAGTATTTCTGCTGAAGAAGTAATAGATGAAGTAAAAGGCGTAATCTCTATGTAA
- the atpE gene encoding ATP synthase F0 subunit C, which translates to MTITGIAAIGAGLAAIGAGVGIGKIGGSAMEAMARQPEMHGKIQSSALILAAFVEAVALFGVVVAFLQG; encoded by the coding sequence ATGACTATTACTGGAATTGCAGCTATTGGAGCTGGTTTAGCAGCTATTGGAGCTGGTGTTGGTATTGGTAAGATTGGTGGATCAGCTATGGAAGCTATGGCGCGTCAACCAGAAATGCACGGAAAGATTCAATCTTCTGCATTAATCTTAGCAGCCTTCGTAGAAGCGGTAGCACTATTTGGTGTTGTTGTTGCTTTCTTACAAGGGTAA
- a CDS encoding AtpZ/AtpI family protein, translating to MSQSKHSQQPKDQKDQLNSYARFSGIAIQMFAIIAVGTFAGLKLDKNYPNQHNLYTLILTLGSVIISIVYVIRRIIAVSKNDNK from the coding sequence ATGAGCCAGTCAAAGCACAGTCAGCAACCCAAAGACCAGAAAGACCAGCTTAATTCTTACGCACGCTTTTCTGGGATAGCAATACAGATGTTTGCGATTATTGCTGTAGGTACTTTTGCTGGTTTGAAACTTGACAAAAATTACCCCAATCAACATAATCTCTATACCTTAATATTGACATTAGGCTCAGTAATTATTTCAATTGTTTATGTAATTAGACGTATTATTGCAGTCTCAAAAAATGATAATAAATAG
- a CDS encoding DUF4254 domain-containing protein translates to MFSEKANAIFQDVIKTYKVLNTVDQSFTNKYDKNTDLIAHLLFRKSWIDTVQWAYEDIIRDPNIDPVAALKLKRMIDASNQDRTDTVEFVDSYFLDKYKGVEVKADAKINSESPAWAIDRLSILALKIYHMHVETIREDATETHKAACQKKLDVLLEQRVDLSTAIDGLLEDISNGDKYMKVYKQMKMYNDDELNPVLRGQK, encoded by the coding sequence ATGTTTTCAGAAAAAGCAAACGCTATATTTCAAGATGTAATAAAAACCTATAAGGTTTTAAATACTGTAGATCAGTCATTTACGAACAAATATGATAAGAATACTGATTTAATAGCACATTTATTATTTAGAAAATCATGGATAGATACTGTTCAGTGGGCTTATGAAGATATTATTAGAGACCCTAATATCGACCCTGTTGCGGCTTTAAAGTTAAAGCGAATGATTGATGCTTCTAACCAGGATAGAACTGATACTGTTGAATTTGTTGACAGCTACTTTTTAGACAAATACAAAGGTGTTGAGGTGAAGGCTGATGCTAAAATTAATTCCGAAAGTCCTGCATGGGCAATAGACCGCTTATCTATTTTAGCATTGAAAATTTATCACATGCATGTTGAAACGATAAGAGAAGATGCTACTGAAACTCACAAAGCAGCTTGCCAAAAGAAACTTGATGTATTACTTGAACAGCGTGTGGATTTAAGCACTGCAATCGATGGCTTGTTAGAAGATATTTCTAATGGAGATAAATACATGAAAGTGTATAAGCAAATGAAGATGTACAATGACGATGAGCTTAATCCTGTTTTAAGAGGACAAAAATAA
- a CDS encoding ABC transporter ATP-binding protein yields MIHTKDLSKSYNGTKVLNVEELTIPKGQSFGLVGNNGAGKTTYFSLLLDLIKPSTGSITNNSVVVDQSEDWKPFTSSFIDESFLIGYLTPEEYFYFIGDLRGQNKADVDALTSKFEDFFNGEIIGKKKYLRDLSKGNQKKAGIVAALIGNPEVIILDEPFANLDPTTQIRLKQILKNLAEKQGVTILVSSHDLMHVTDVCERIVVLEKGDVVKDLETNPTTLKELEEHFASGAVISQEEE; encoded by the coding sequence ATGATACATACAAAAGATCTTTCAAAATCATATAACGGAACTAAAGTTTTAAATGTAGAAGAGTTGACTATTCCTAAAGGGCAAAGTTTTGGTTTGGTGGGAAATAATGGTGCTGGTAAAACGACCTATTTCAGTTTATTGCTAGATTTAATAAAGCCTTCAACAGGGAGTATTACCAATAATAGTGTGGTTGTTGATCAAAGTGAAGACTGGAAGCCGTTTACGTCATCCTTTATTGACGAAAGCTTCTTAATCGGTTATCTTACACCCGAAGAGTATTTTTATTTTATTGGTGACTTAAGAGGACAGAATAAAGCAGATGTAGATGCCTTAACTTCTAAGTTTGAAGATTTCTTCAATGGTGAAATTATAGGCAAGAAAAAATATTTGAGAGATTTAAGTAAAGGAAACCAAAAGAAAGCAGGCATTGTAGCAGCTTTAATTGGTAACCCTGAAGTTATCATATTAGACGAACCTTTTGCCAACCTAGATCCAACTACTCAAATACGGCTAAAGCAAATTTTAAAGAATTTAGCAGAAAAACAAGGAGTGACTATACTAGTATCTAGTCATGATTTAATGCATGTTACAGACGTTTGTGAGCGTATTGTAGTTTTAGAAAAAGGAGATGTTGTTAAAGATTTAGAAACAAATCCAACAACACTAAAAGAACTAGAGGAACACTTTGCCAGTGGAGCTGTTATCTCTCAAGAAGAAGAATGA
- a CDS encoding ferredoxin--NADP reductase yields MAQFHSLNIKSVNKVTDKSIAITFDIPEDLKENFKFKAGQYITLKTTINGEDIRRDYSICSSKNSGELIVAVKAVENGTFSVYANEKLKTGDSIEVAEPNGRFVFEANTAKTRTIAAFAAGSGITPILSVAKTLLEGEPFSNFILVYGNKTLSDAMFVQDLLELKNTYGNRFHVHFIYSQTKEEDALFGRIEKSTVNLIVKNKYKDVTIENFYLCGPEKMIHTVKEVLVENGTKEKSILYELFTAPIETESSSDTETPSGSSKIKVLVDDEEFEFEMSKEQTILEAALKQDIDAPYSCQGGICSSCIAKITEGGATMRQNNILTDGEVADGLVLTCQAHPTSSSIVVDYDDV; encoded by the coding sequence ATGGCTCAATTTCATTCGCTTAATATAAAATCTGTTAATAAGGTTACTGACAAATCTATAGCTATAACTTTTGATATTCCTGAAGATTTAAAAGAGAATTTCAAATTTAAAGCTGGTCAATATATTACTTTAAAAACCACAATTAATGGTGAGGATATTAGAAGAGATTATTCTATTTGTTCTTCTAAAAATAGTGGTGAATTAATTGTTGCTGTTAAAGCTGTTGAAAACGGTACATTTTCTGTTTATGCTAATGAAAAACTTAAAACTGGGGATTCCATAGAAGTTGCAGAACCTAATGGCCGTTTTGTTTTTGAAGCTAATACTGCTAAAACTAGAACTATTGCCGCCTTTGCTGCTGGTAGCGGTATTACCCCTATTCTAAGTGTAGCTAAAACACTTTTAGAGGGTGAGCCGTTTAGTAATTTCATTTTAGTCTACGGAAATAAAACCCTGTCTGATGCTATGTTTGTTCAAGATTTACTTGAACTAAAAAACACTTATGGCAATCGTTTTCATGTCCATTTTATTTATAGTCAAACTAAAGAAGAAGATGCGCTTTTTGGTCGTATAGAAAAAAGTACAGTAAACCTTATCGTTAAGAATAAATACAAAGACGTTACAATCGAAAACTTCTACCTGTGCGGACCCGAAAAAATGATACACACAGTAAAAGAAGTTTTAGTTGAAAATGGCACGAAAGAAAAATCCATTCTATATGAATTGTTTACAGCTCCTATTGAAACTGAATCTAGTTCTGATACTGAAACACCCTCTGGGAGCTCAAAAATAAAAGTACTTGTTGATGATGAAGAATTTGAATTTGAAATGTCAAAAGAACAGACTATTCTCGAAGCGGCTTTAAAACAAGATATTGACGCTCCTTATTCTTGTCAAGGTGGAATTTGCAGCAGTTGTATTGCTAAAATAACTGAAGGTGGTGCTACAATGCGCCAAAACAATATTCTTACTGACGGAGAAGTTGCTGATGGTTTGGTTTTAACATGTCAAGCACATCCTACTTCTTCTTCAATTGTGGTGGATTATGATGATGTGTAG
- a CDS encoding tetratricopeptide repeat protein, translating into MKTSIKIILSLFCIAFIAQGCSRKKDTFINRNFHALGTKYNILYNGELALERGKLAINDEFTENFWALLPVERMEIKDDIFLPGQSKNADFDRAQEKAIKAIQKHGMNIDGKEKNYQIDEAYLLLGKARYFDQRFVPALAALNNILNKYPTSDKINQVKIWREKTNMRLDNNEVAIKKLKRLLKEEELEDQDLADATAALAQAYVNLKHKDSALTQLAIAVEYTKNKNERARYHYIRGQLYNEFKEKDSANMEFDAIIDMHRHIPRSFYINAHLEKSNNFDETNGDLVEFEEYLTDLEENRENRPFLDKIYYRIAEFHRSNANDSMSEAYYNKSLRKIASDKYLKSLNYETLGNMYFDRNIYKTAGAYYDSTMTTMVKNTKPYRVIKKKRENLDDVIYYEGIAQTNDSILNIISLPKEEQLAIYTEYAEQLRAKILEEEKLKEELAEKKKNAVATKGNNLDFNKSAKKSNRNPRATPGGIGGNSNFYFYNPTTVAYGKNEFLKIWGDRELQDNWRLSDQSISVKSDDKKEVVATDTSEDKRFDPQTYLATLPTNQVEIDSIFKERNFAYYQLGIIYKEKFKEYALAKSKLETLLDNNPEDRLILPSKYNLYRIYLELGLNRKAEAIKADIVANYPDSRYAEILLNPQSELSKDENSPEVIYTNLYKQFEKQEYAEVIATAEAQIKRLEGDDFVPKFEILKASAKGRLYGFEAYKEGINYIALTYPNTEEGKKAQDLLKDAVPALAKKEFIADDKAQYFNVIYQFDKNSDEDIDEFIKVLNEEIEEKIKYFDLTTSKDVYNDNTIFVVVHGLKSIQGASGFAQLLQTVDRDEKGRPVKPKITKEYFAISSPNYAIVQRHKNLNAFLKLE; encoded by the coding sequence TTGAAGACCTCTATAAAAATCATACTATCTCTTTTTTGTATCGCATTTATTGCTCAGGGTTGCTCACGAAAAAAAGACACTTTTATTAACAGGAATTTTCATGCATTAGGCACTAAGTATAATATTCTTTATAACGGTGAATTAGCTTTAGAGCGAGGTAAGTTGGCAATTAATGACGAGTTTACTGAAAATTTCTGGGCACTACTGCCAGTAGAGCGTATGGAAATAAAGGACGATATTTTTCTGCCTGGACAATCTAAAAACGCAGATTTTGATAGAGCTCAAGAAAAAGCTATTAAGGCGATTCAAAAGCATGGTATGAATATCGATGGTAAAGAAAAAAATTACCAAATAGATGAAGCCTATTTACTTTTGGGTAAAGCTCGATATTTTGACCAACGCTTTGTGCCAGCTCTAGCAGCACTTAATAACATATTAAATAAATATCCCACAAGTGATAAAATCAATCAAGTAAAAATCTGGAGAGAAAAAACAAATATGCGATTAGATAATAATGAAGTCGCTATAAAAAAACTAAAACGCTTACTTAAAGAAGAAGAACTAGAAGACCAAGATTTAGCAGACGCAACAGCTGCACTAGCACAAGCATATGTAAACCTTAAGCATAAAGACAGTGCACTTACTCAATTAGCAATTGCGGTAGAGTATACTAAAAACAAAAACGAAAGAGCAAGATACCATTATATCAGAGGCCAATTATATAATGAATTTAAAGAAAAAGACAGTGCTAATATGGAGTTTGATGCTATTATAGACATGCATCGCCATATTCCTAGGTCATTTTACATTAATGCTCATCTAGAGAAATCAAATAATTTTGATGAAACTAATGGTGATTTAGTTGAGTTTGAAGAATACCTTACTGATTTAGAAGAGAATCGAGAAAACAGACCGTTTTTAGATAAAATCTATTACCGTATTGCAGAATTTCATCGTAGTAATGCTAATGATAGTATGTCAGAAGCTTATTATAATAAATCATTAAGAAAAATAGCATCAGATAAATACTTAAAATCTTTAAACTACGAAACTTTAGGTAACATGTATTTTGATCGCAACATATATAAGACAGCAGGAGCTTATTATGATAGTACTATGACTACAATGGTTAAAAACACAAAACCATATAGAGTTATAAAAAAGAAGCGTGAAAATTTAGACGATGTTATCTATTATGAAGGTATTGCCCAAACTAATGATAGTATTTTAAATATAATTAGCCTTCCAAAGGAAGAACAATTAGCAATTTATACTGAATATGCTGAGCAATTAAGAGCAAAAATATTAGAAGAAGAAAAGCTTAAAGAAGAACTAGCAGAAAAGAAAAAAAATGCTGTTGCTACTAAAGGAAATAATTTAGATTTTAATAAGTCAGCAAAGAAATCTAATAGAAACCCAAGAGCAACACCTGGTGGTATAGGTGGTAATAGTAATTTTTATTTTTATAATCCAACAACTGTTGCCTATGGAAAAAATGAATTTCTAAAAATTTGGGGAGATCGTGAACTTCAGGATAATTGGAGACTTTCAGACCAAAGTATTAGTGTTAAAAGTGATGATAAGAAAGAAGTTGTAGCCACTGACACAAGTGAGGATAAACGTTTTGATCCTCAGACATATTTAGCAACCCTTCCAACGAATCAAGTTGAGATTGATAGTATATTTAAGGAAAGAAATTTTGCCTATTATCAACTGGGTATTATTTATAAAGAAAAGTTTAAAGAGTATGCTTTGGCAAAGTCTAAACTCGAAACGCTTTTAGATAATAATCCTGAAGATCGATTAATATTACCTTCAAAATATAATTTATATCGAATTTATTTAGAGTTGGGTCTTAATAGAAAAGCCGAAGCTATAAAAGCTGATATTGTTGCAAATTATCCAGATTCACGTTATGCCGAAATTTTGCTAAACCCACAATCTGAATTGTCTAAGGACGAAAATAGTCCTGAGGTCATTTATACCAACTTATACAAACAGTTTGAAAAACAAGAATACGCTGAGGTTATAGCTACTGCTGAGGCTCAAATTAAGCGATTAGAGGGTGATGATTTTGTTCCTAAATTTGAAATTTTGAAAGCATCGGCTAAAGGAAGACTTTATGGTTTTGAAGCCTACAAAGAAGGCATCAATTATATTGCTTTAACGTATCCAAACACCGAAGAAGGGAAGAAGGCACAAGACCTACTAAAAGATGCTGTACCTGCTTTGGCAAAAAAAGAGTTTATTGCAGATGATAAGGCGCAATATTTTAATGTAATTTATCAGTTCGATAAAAATTCTGATGAAGATATTGATGAATTTATTAAGGTTTTAAATGAAGAAATAGAGGAGAAAATCAAATATTTTGATTTAACAACTTCAAAAGATGTTTATAATGACAATACTATATTTGTTGTTGTTCATGGACTTAAAAGTATACAGGGAGCTAGCGGATTTGCGCAACTGCTTCAAACAGTAGATAGGGATGAAAAAGGGCGTCCTGTAAAACCTAAAATCACAAAAGAATATTTTGCGATTTCCTCACCAAATTATGCTATTGTTCAACGACATAAAAACTTAAATGCATTTTTAAAATTAGAATAA
- a CDS encoding polymer-forming cytoskeletal protein — translation MFSSDNKKPKQSKIMETSTQQNIIAKGTKIVGDIASQGPFRIDGTVEGNVKTSGKIVVGKSGFIKGTLQGENADFEGKFSGKLILSGTLSLKSTANIEGEVHITKLAVEPGATFNATCSMKGTVKSLSNEPVKAQSATQRPERPA, via the coding sequence ATGTTTTCCTCAGACAATAAAAAACCCAAACAATCAAAAATTATGGAAACAAGTACACAGCAAAATATTATAGCAAAAGGCACTAAAATTGTTGGCGATATAGCAAGTCAAGGCCCTTTTAGAATAGACGGAACAGTTGAAGGTAATGTTAAAACTTCAGGAAAAATAGTTGTCGGAAAATCTGGTTTTATTAAAGGAACATTACAAGGTGAGAATGCCGATTTTGAAGGTAAATTTTCCGGAAAACTTATTTTATCTGGTACTTTATCTTTAAAGTCTACCGCCAATATCGAAGGTGAAGTTCATATAACAAAATTAGCAGTAGAGCCAGGAGCTACATTTAATGCTACGTGTAGTATGAAAGGCACAGTTAAATCATTGTCTAATGAGCCAGTCAAAGCACAGTCAGCAACCCAAAGACCAGAAAGACCAGCTTAA
- the atpB gene encoding F0F1 ATP synthase subunit A, whose amino-acid sequence MRISTFKNIVLSALFLTVFNIGFASETKEGGDDEKFDPKEMILHHVKDAYGMHLFDWNDHSVSIPLPVITYTDKGFTTFSSSKFHHDYNGEVIVEKNGQRFVNVHEKVYVLDEGATAVTYDAEHHPTNAHRPKFDMSITRNVFMMWISIAVLLLIFLSAARRYKKSENYVPSGIASFVEPLIVFVRDEIGKPMIGEHKYKRYMPYLLTIFFFIWINNIFGLIPILNGANLSGNIAFTFTLAAITFIITTFSGNKNYWKHIFWMPGVPVPMKIFLMPIEIIGMFVKPISLMIRLFANITAGHVIILALMSLIFVFKSYAIAPVSVAFSLFITVIEVIVTAIQAYIFTILSALYFGMATEEEHH is encoded by the coding sequence ATGAGAATAAGCACCTTTAAAAACATAGTATTATCAGCGTTATTTCTTACCGTTTTTAATATTGGTTTTGCCTCTGAAACAAAAGAAGGAGGAGACGACGAAAAATTCGATCCTAAAGAGATGATTTTGCATCACGTTAAGGATGCCTACGGAATGCATTTATTTGATTGGAACGACCATTCTGTTTCAATTCCACTTCCAGTTATAACATACACAGACAAAGGTTTTACAACTTTTTCGTCTTCAAAATTTCACCACGATTATAATGGTGAGGTTATTGTTGAGAAAAATGGCCAGCGTTTTGTAAACGTACACGAAAAAGTGTACGTATTAGATGAAGGTGCAACAGCTGTCACTTATGATGCTGAACATCATCCAACAAACGCACATAGACCAAAGTTTGATATGTCTATTACTAGAAACGTATTTATGATGTGGATTTCAATAGCGGTATTACTATTGATCTTTTTATCTGCAGCCCGTCGCTATAAGAAATCAGAAAATTATGTGCCGTCCGGTATTGCTAGTTTTGTTGAGCCATTAATTGTATTTGTAAGAGACGAAATTGGGAAGCCAATGATTGGTGAGCACAAGTACAAAAGATACATGCCTTATTTATTAACCATATTTTTCTTTATATGGATTAATAACATCTTTGGATTAATTCCTATTCTTAATGGCGCTAACTTAAGTGGAAACATTGCGTTTACATTTACATTAGCAGCGATTACATTTATCATTACAACATTTAGTGGTAACAAAAACTACTGGAAACACATCTTTTGGATGCCAGGAGTACCTGTACCAATGAAAATATTTTTAATGCCAATTGAGATTATAGGAATGTTTGTAAAACCTATCTCATTAATGATTCGTTTGTTTGCTAACATTACAGCAGGTCACGTTATCATTTTAGCATTAATGTCATTAATATTTGTATTTAAGTCTTATGCAATTGCACCAGTATCTGTAGCATTCTCATTGTTTATTACAGTTATTGAGGTTATCGTAACGGCTATACAAGCATATATATTTACAATATTGTCAGCTCTTTATTTTGGGATGGCAACAGAAGAAGAACATCATTAA
- a CDS encoding PadR family transcriptional regulator, whose protein sequence is MSNSKLYKGSLNTIILKLLNEHDKMYGYEITQKVKALTKGELKITEGALYPALHKLEAEGLLDVEVAKVDNRLRKYYKLTESGTKESINKLEELAEYIKTMQALMNPKLA, encoded by the coding sequence ATGAGCAATTCAAAATTATATAAAGGCAGTTTAAACACCATTATTTTAAAGTTGCTAAATGAGCACGATAAAATGTATGGTTATGAAATTACTCAAAAAGTAAAGGCTTTAACTAAGGGTGAACTTAAGATTACTGAAGGTGCATTGTATCCTGCGTTACACAAACTTGAGGCGGAAGGGCTTTTAGATGTTGAGGTCGCTAAAGTAGATAATCGGTTGCGTAAATATTACAAACTTACAGAGTCGGGAACAAAAGAATCTATCAATAAACTTGAAGAGTTGGCAGAATATATTAAAACAATGCAAGCACTGATGAACCCAAAATTAGCATAG
- a CDS encoding DUF5687 family protein: MIKHFLNLEWKQYFRSSYWQKSIVINILMVFFALYFVGMFLFLGAFLFKIVSKLVPDQDPFTVVNSYIFFWIIGDLLMRFFLQKLPVMSVKPLLIQPIKRSTIVNFVLGKSALSFFNFLPIFAIIPFSISLISNGYETSMVLTWMFTMILLVLIINFLNFIIEAFSAEKELSFLPIIIVAGALYGLDYFNFLPLKSIIGDGLMSIANNPLLIVIPIAVLVLLYGYNYKILRAKLFLDSSLKSKVTEVRAADLSWTKRFGDIAPFMQLDLKLIWRNKRTKSMAMLLIIGLLYGLFFYPQPMYRDKEFMFAFIGIFSTGFFLINFGQFIPAWDSGYYKMLMSQNIKYEQYLRSKFILMVMSVVILFVLGIPYVYFGWKILIVHFAAAIYNIGVNSHVILFGGSFNRKKIDLDKKAAFNYQGTGAVQWLIGIPLMAFPMGLFALINWLVGFEVAVATLIILGVIGIVFHKKLMKLITQRYLDSKYKMIDAFSQDN; this comes from the coding sequence ATGATAAAGCATTTTCTTAATCTAGAATGGAAACAATATTTCCGATCATCTTATTGGCAAAAAAGTATTGTAATCAACATCTTAATGGTGTTTTTTGCACTTTATTTTGTGGGAATGTTTCTTTTTCTTGGAGCATTTCTTTTTAAAATAGTAAGCAAACTTGTACCAGATCAAGATCCATTTACAGTAGTAAACAGCTACATATTCTTTTGGATTATTGGAGATTTATTAATGCGATTCTTTTTGCAAAAATTACCAGTAATGAGCGTTAAGCCATTATTGATTCAACCGATTAAACGATCTACAATAGTAAATTTTGTTTTAGGTAAATCAGCATTATCATTTTTTAATTTTTTGCCTATATTTGCAATTATACCATTTAGTATTTCTTTAATATCTAATGGTTATGAAACATCAATGGTGCTAACATGGATGTTTACGATGATACTTCTCGTGCTCATCATCAATTTTTTAAACTTTATTATTGAGGCTTTCTCAGCAGAAAAAGAATTATCGTTTTTACCAATTATTATTGTTGCAGGTGCATTGTATGGATTAGATTACTTTAATTTTCTACCACTGAAATCAATCATTGGCGACGGGTTAATGAGTATAGCAAATAATCCATTATTAATAGTGATACCAATTGCCGTTTTAGTATTGCTTTATGGATATAATTATAAAATATTAAGAGCTAAGCTCTTTTTGGATAGTTCTTTAAAATCTAAAGTAACTGAAGTAAGGGCAGCAGATTTGTCTTGGACTAAGCGATTTGGAGATATTGCACCATTTATGCAATTAGATCTTAAATTGATTTGGAGAAATAAGCGCACAAAATCTATGGCAATGCTTTTAATTATAGGTCTACTTTACGGCTTATTCTTCTATCCTCAACCTATGTATAGGGATAAGGAATTTATGTTTGCATTTATTGGGATATTCTCTACGGGATTTTTTCTAATCAATTTTGGTCAATTTATTCCGGCTTGGGATAGTGGTTATTATAAAATGCTAATGAGTCAAAATATTAAGTACGAGCAATATTTGCGCTCTAAATTTATACTCATGGTGATGAGTGTGGTTATACTTTTTGTTTTAGGAATACCATATGTTTACTTCGGTTGGAAAATTTTAATTGTACATTTTGCCGCAGCAATCTATAATATTGGAGTTAATTCTCATGTCATCTTATTTGGTGGCTCATTCAACAGAAAAAAGATTGATTTAGATAAAAAGGCAGCCTTTAATTATCAAGGAACTGGAGCTGTACAGTGGCTCATTGGAATTCCATTGATGGCCTTTCCAATGGGATTATTTGCACTTATCAATTGGTTGGTAGGTTTTGAAGTCGCAGTGGCAACCCTTATTATTCTTGGAGTCATAGGAATTGTATTCCATAAAAAATTAATGAAGTTGATAACTCAAAGATATCTAGATTCAAAATATAAAATGATTGACGCTTTTAGTCAAGACAATTAA
- the upp gene encoding uracil phosphoribosyltransferase has protein sequence MHIHNLSETPSILNTFISEIRDKTIQKDSMRFRRNIERIGEILGLELSKSLQFETHSIETPLGVSNTVLHKNDIVLCSILRAGVPLHNGLLNYFDAAENAFISAYRQHKHNPESFEIIVEYLACPSLEGKTLILADPMLATGQSMVATFEALKPFGTPKDVHLVSVIGAQKGVDLVANEFETNTHLWIATIDNTLNDKGYIIPGLGDAGDLAFGNKLQQ, from the coding sequence ATGCATATTCATAATCTTTCTGAAACACCATCAATATTAAACACATTTATTTCTGAAATTAGAGATAAAACCATCCAGAAAGATAGCATGCGTTTTAGGCGAAATATTGAGCGTATAGGTGAAATCCTAGGTTTAGAATTGAGTAAGTCTCTTCAATTTGAAACCCATAGCATTGAAACTCCGTTGGGTGTTTCTAATACTGTATTGCATAAGAATGATATCGTATTATGTTCAATTCTTAGGGCTGGTGTTCCACTTCATAATGGCTTATTGAATTATTTTGATGCCGCTGAAAACGCATTCATTTCTGCTTATAGACAACACAAACATAATCCTGAAAGTTTTGAAATTATTGTTGAGTATTTAGCTTGTCCGAGTCTAGAGGGTAAAACTTTGATTCTTGCTGACCCAATGTTAGCCACAGGTCAATCAATGGTCGCTACTTTTGAAGCTTTAAAACCATTTGGAACGCCAAAAGATGTTCATTTGGTTAGCGTTATTGGAGCGCAAAAAGGTGTGGATTTAGTAGCTAATGAATTTGAAACAAATACACATCTATGGATAGCCACAATAGATAATACGCTTAATGATAAAGGTTATATAATTCCTGGATTAGGTGATGCTGGGGATTTAGCTTTTGGAAATAAGTTACAGCAATAA